One genomic segment of Natrononativus amylolyticus includes these proteins:
- a CDS encoding Cdc6/Cdc18 family protein: protein MMSVRDRIERRLRSTAADGLFRDRSALSPLSYEPAVYARGPVIEEVLDALEPVFSGSVPPTAYVWGPKGAGKSTVVTEVVGQLRRLGGTGDTLYTTTRANQRPVPAVAYVDCRRANTEFAFYQRALAALVGDESVPDHGVSTLDLRARLRKRVRAEPTVVVVDHLGGETCPSGAVVEEWVSATAASLSWVGVGRRRPSNVDVAFESTVEIPAYEPHALVDVLSTRATAGLARGAVSHGHLRSLAESAAGDAHDALAALYAGALAAEADGRTTLTDADVDAGLAAVPEESVSLHRLFALRQNRQELLVHVLETPLEGTETVDDVAESLAARPGVGLERSTITRLLYELADSGIVRRVSCDRPAGSGRPPSRLEPQFPTPVFRELYARNH, encoded by the coding sequence ATGATGTCCGTACGAGACCGCATCGAGCGACGACTGCGAAGCACAGCAGCCGACGGCCTCTTTCGCGACCGATCCGCGCTCAGCCCCCTCTCCTACGAGCCCGCCGTCTACGCCCGCGGCCCCGTCATCGAGGAGGTCCTGGACGCGCTCGAGCCGGTGTTCTCGGGGTCGGTGCCGCCGACGGCCTACGTCTGGGGGCCGAAGGGCGCCGGGAAGTCGACGGTCGTGACGGAGGTCGTCGGACAGCTCCGGCGACTCGGCGGCACCGGAGACACCCTCTACACGACGACCAGGGCGAACCAGCGGCCGGTGCCGGCCGTCGCCTACGTCGACTGCCGGCGGGCGAACACCGAGTTCGCCTTCTACCAGCGGGCGCTCGCGGCGCTGGTCGGCGACGAGTCGGTCCCCGACCACGGCGTCAGCACGCTCGACCTCCGCGCACGGCTCCGGAAACGGGTGCGCGCGGAGCCGACCGTCGTCGTCGTCGACCACCTCGGAGGCGAGACGTGTCCGTCGGGCGCGGTCGTCGAGGAGTGGGTCTCGGCGACGGCCGCCTCGCTCTCGTGGGTCGGCGTCGGCCGTCGACGGCCGTCGAACGTCGACGTCGCCTTCGAGTCGACCGTCGAGATCCCCGCCTACGAACCGCACGCGCTCGTCGACGTGCTCTCGACGCGGGCGACCGCCGGGCTGGCGCGAGGGGCGGTCAGTCACGGCCACCTCCGGTCGCTGGCGGAGTCGGCGGCGGGCGACGCACACGACGCGCTGGCGGCGCTGTACGCCGGCGCGCTCGCCGCGGAGGCCGACGGGCGGACGACGCTCACCGACGCGGACGTCGACGCCGGGCTGGCGGCCGTCCCGGAGGAGTCGGTCTCGCTGCACCGGCTGTTCGCGCTCCGACAGAACCGCCAGGAGCTTCTCGTGCACGTCCTCGAGACACCTCTGGAGGGGACGGAGACCGTCGACGACGTCGCCGAGTCGCTGGCGGCTCGACCGGGCGTCGGCCTCGAGCGGTCGACGATCACCCGACTGCTGTACGAACTGGCCGACAGCGGAATCGTCCGTCGGGTCAGCTGCGACCGGCCGGCCGGGAGCGGGCGACCGCCGAGTCGGCTCGAGCCGCAGTTTCCGACGCCGGTGTTCCGCGAGCTGTACGCTCGTAACCACTGA
- a CDS encoding DUF7130 family rubredoxin-like protein — protein sequence MVDDTTRLGFGTEVYAEDGTRIGRIRGFDEDGFYVTLREGLEGMSVEHVRSGQAFGEAELMWRCWECGEMGKLDHDIPDTCPNCGADREQIYYWTED from the coding sequence ATGGTCGACGACACGACCCGTCTCGGGTTCGGGACAGAAGTGTACGCCGAGGACGGCACTCGAATCGGCCGGATTCGCGGCTTCGACGAGGACGGCTTCTACGTCACCCTTCGGGAGGGACTCGAGGGGATGAGCGTCGAACACGTCCGATCGGGCCAGGCATTCGGCGAGGCCGAACTCATGTGGCGGTGCTGGGAGTGCGGCGAGATGGGTAAACTCGATCACGACATTCCAGATACCTGTCCCAACTGCGGCGCGGACCGCGAGCAGATCTACTACTGGACCGAGGACTGA
- a CDS encoding NifU family protein: MSTDAQNDGDDLEERVANFLRRNFPQIQMHGGSAAIQDIDRETGEVHIQLGGACSGCGISPMTIQAIKSRMVKEIPEITKVHAGTGMDGGAGGGMSPSFPGETVDDGEEDEGPQAPF, translated from the coding sequence ATGAGTACGGATGCCCAGAACGACGGCGACGACTTAGAGGAGCGCGTCGCGAACTTCCTGCGACGGAACTTCCCGCAGATCCAGATGCACGGCGGCAGCGCGGCCATCCAGGACATCGACCGCGAGACGGGCGAGGTCCACATCCAGCTCGGCGGCGCCTGCAGCGGCTGTGGGATCTCCCCGATGACGATCCAGGCGATCAAGAGCCGGATGGTCAAGGAGATTCCCGAGATCACCAAGGTTCACGCCGGCACCGGTATGGACGGCGGCGCCGGCGGCGGTATGAGCCCGTCGTTCCCCGGCGAAACCGTCGACGACGGCGAAGAGGACGAAGGCCCGCAGGCACCGTTCTGA
- a CDS encoding DUF5783 family protein: MTDFDPEKFEDKYVHYFPELQQAYKNAFNRMNDRYDSELVHAIDQQVLNESEPFYDEETGFYVELPDDPYDRLTGVIVEEEKFEAVLETHVETIETELERVFRV; the protein is encoded by the coding sequence ATGACCGACTTCGATCCCGAGAAGTTCGAGGACAAGTACGTCCACTACTTTCCGGAGCTCCAGCAGGCCTACAAGAACGCGTTCAACCGGATGAACGACCGCTACGACTCCGAACTCGTCCACGCGATCGACCAGCAGGTGTTGAACGAGAGCGAGCCGTTCTACGACGAGGAGACGGGGTTCTACGTCGAACTCCCCGACGACCCGTACGACCGGCTCACCGGCGTCATCGTCGAGGAGGAGAAGTTCGAGGCGGTTCTCGAGACTCACGTCGAGACGATCGAGACGGAACTCGAGCGCGTGTTCCGCGTCTGA
- a CDS encoding ketopantoate reductase family protein: MEIAVFGAGSLGSLLGGLLAREHDVTLVAREEHARTTRECGLAIDGDLEETADVTATTDGTGLEADLAVVTVKSFDTADAARALATGSVDAVCSLQNGMGNEETLARHLEAPVLAGTATYGAVLAEPGRVTCTGRGEVVLGPREGGVSPVADRVGAAFSEAGLETTVSRSMPRKLWEKLAVNAGINPVTALARVDNGAVLESPARELSRAATREAARTARAHDVRLSNREALAALESVASATAANTSSMLQDVLAGRRTEVDAISGYVVDRARARGLEAPTNRTLAALVRSWERERKLRPRR; this comes from the coding sequence ATGGAGATCGCCGTCTTCGGGGCGGGCAGTCTGGGGAGTCTCCTCGGGGGACTGCTCGCGCGCGAACACGACGTCACGCTCGTCGCCCGCGAGGAGCACGCCCGCACGACTCGCGAGTGCGGACTGGCGATCGACGGCGACCTCGAGGAAACCGCGGACGTGACGGCGACGACCGACGGAACCGGCCTCGAGGCCGACCTCGCGGTCGTCACGGTCAAGTCGTTTGACACCGCCGACGCCGCCCGGGCGCTCGCGACCGGGTCGGTCGACGCCGTCTGCTCGCTGCAAAACGGGATGGGTAACGAGGAGACGCTGGCCCGTCACCTCGAGGCCCCGGTGCTCGCGGGGACGGCGACCTACGGGGCGGTCCTGGCCGAACCGGGGCGGGTGACGTGTACGGGCCGCGGCGAGGTCGTCCTCGGACCCCGCGAGGGCGGTGTCTCGCCCGTCGCCGACCGCGTCGGGGCGGCGTTCTCCGAGGCGGGTCTCGAGACGACCGTCTCGCGTTCGATGCCGCGAAAGCTGTGGGAGAAACTCGCGGTCAACGCCGGCATCAATCCGGTGACGGCGCTCGCGCGGGTCGACAACGGCGCCGTCCTCGAGTCCCCCGCCCGAGAGCTCTCGCGGGCGGCGACCCGCGAGGCGGCCCGAACCGCCCGCGCCCACGACGTCCGGCTGTCGAACCGCGAGGCGCTCGCGGCGCTCGAGTCGGTCGCCTCGGCGACTGCGGCGAACACCTCGTCGATGCTGCAGGACGTGCTGGCCGGTCGCCGGACCGAAGTCGACGCGATCAGCGGGTACGTCGTCGACCGGGCACGAGCGCGCGGGCTCGAGGCGCCGACGAACCGTACGCTCGCGGCGCTCGTTCGAAGCTGGGAGCGCGAGCGAAAACTGCGACCGCGGCGCTGA